One genomic region from Deinococcus apachensis DSM 19763 encodes:
- a CDS encoding alpha/beta hydrolase encodes MALDPHLKEVLLQMAAAPQPGSLEEMRAAVIANSARSPKRSVSIAGTRDLTIPGPASELPARLYTAQGEGPHPLTVYFHGGGFVAYSIETHDSVCRELCAGANSAVLSVEYRLAPEHRFPAGVEDAYAALLWAAAHGEELGADPSRLAVAGDSAGASLAIACTLRARDEGGPRIRAQLLIYPAADFVNTERYPSRRENGEGFFLTEERMRFFAQMYLADPAHGVHPHVSPLHAAQLHDLPPALVMTAEFDPLRDEGAAYAEALQAAGVRAGHLPGPGMIHGFANMTAFSPAAAGLLDRAATWLGAELSGAGETGKTRQESAHE; translated from the coding sequence ATGGCCCTCGATCCCCACCTGAAAGAAGTCCTGCTCCAGATGGCTGCCGCCCCCCAGCCGGGCAGCCTGGAGGAGATGCGCGCCGCCGTGATCGCCAATTCCGCCCGCAGCCCGAAGCGGTCGGTCAGCATCGCGGGAACGCGCGACCTGACGATCCCCGGCCCCGCCTCCGAGTTGCCCGCCCGGCTCTACACGGCGCAGGGTGAGGGGCCACACCCGCTGACCGTCTACTTTCACGGCGGCGGCTTCGTCGCTTACTCCATCGAGACGCACGACAGCGTGTGCCGCGAGCTGTGCGCGGGGGCGAACAGTGCCGTCCTGAGCGTGGAGTACCGCCTCGCGCCCGAGCACCGCTTTCCCGCGGGGGTGGAGGACGCTTACGCCGCCCTGCTCTGGGCCGCCGCGCACGGGGAGGAGCTGGGTGCCGACCCCTCCCGCCTCGCGGTCGCCGGGGACAGCGCCGGGGCGAGCCTCGCCATCGCCTGCACCCTGCGCGCCCGCGACGAGGGCGGCCCCCGCATCCGCGCCCAACTGCTGATCTACCCCGCCGCCGACTTCGTGAACACCGAGCGCTACCCCAGCCGCCGCGAGAACGGCGAGGGGTTCTTCCTGACCGAGGAGCGGATGCGCTTCTTCGCCCAGATGTACCTCGCCGACCCCGCGCACGGCGTTCACCCGCACGTCTCGCCGCTGCACGCCGCCCAGCTTCACGACCTGCCCCCCGCCCTGGTCATGACCGCCGAATTCGACCCCCTGCGCGACGAGGGGGCGGCCTACGCCGAAGCGTTGCAGGCAGCGGGTGTGCGCGCTGGCCACCTCCCCGGCCCCGGCATGATCCACGGCTTCGCCAACATGACGGCCTTCTCGCCCGCCGCCGCCGGGCTGCTCGACCGGGCGGCAACGTGGCTGGGGGCGGA
- a CDS encoding histidine phosphatase family protein, translated as MSTLILVRHGQATPFEADTDRLSALGEAQARAVGAYLAEIGLEPTDVISGSLVRQRESARLACEAAGGGWPDPVTDPRLAEYDGDGLTRTLAPLLAARDPNFDALVRAYERERHGPERNRHLQRMLEPLAAAYLRGEVTHADVEAWADFRARVHAFLKELLAEPSGRTVLAFSSGGVIGVTVAAVLRAPDESALTLNWRVRNGSLTRLTYGGGRSSLDSFNETAHLTEELSSWR; from the coding sequence ATGAGCACCCTCATCCTCGTCCGTCATGGGCAGGCCACCCCCTTCGAGGCCGACACCGACCGCCTCTCGGCACTCGGTGAGGCGCAGGCGCGGGCGGTGGGGGCGTATCTGGCGGAGATTGGGCTGGAGCCGACGGACGTGATCTCGGGTTCCCTCGTCCGGCAACGCGAGAGCGCCCGTCTGGCCTGCGAGGCGGCGGGAGGCGGCTGGCCCGACCCCGTCACCGACCCCCGCCTCGCCGAGTACGACGGGGACGGCCTGACGCGGACCCTCGCGCCGCTGCTCGCCGCCCGCGACCCGAACTTCGACGCCCTCGTCCGTGCCTACGAGCGGGAGCGGCACGGCCCGGAGCGCAACCGGCACCTCCAGCGGATGCTCGAACCCCTGGCCGCCGCCTACCTGCGGGGCGAGGTGACGCACGCCGACGTGGAGGCGTGGGCCGATTTCCGTGCTCGCGTCCACGCCTTCCTGAAGGAACTGCTCGCCGAACCCTCGGGGCGCACCGTCCTGGCCTTTTCCTCGGGCGGCGTGATCGGCGTAACGGTCGCCGCCGTGCTGCGCGCCCCCGACGAGAGCGCCCTGACCCTCAACTGGCGTGTCCGCAACGGCAGCCTCACCCGGCTGACCTACGGCGGGGGCCGCTCAAGCCTCGACTCCTTCAACGAGACCGCCCACCTCACCGAAGAACTCTCGTCCTGGCGTTAA
- a CDS encoding alpha/beta hydrolase family protein: MPPVSPPVIHAEQAIPGGTRVRLEWRVEGDPVPAVLLLPEVEPGVRVPAALLLHGLTSRGEVMTDSVGRVLLRRGVASLAPDLPLHGSRGHPLGLDSLRNPLEAARLWRLALREAGVAVEFLRTHPAVDPGRVAVVGYSLGSFLATALAARHREVGALVLAAGGDLPLGTPLTTLARTALDPIRAVRQLGGRPLLMVHGRHDPVIRPDQAERLYAAAREPKELRWWNAGHSLPTAAIEDAADWLTRHLGVGASGQVG, encoded by the coding sequence ATGCCGCCGGTCTCCCCTCCCGTCATCCACGCCGAGCAGGCCATTCCTGGCGGCACCCGTGTGCGCCTGGAGTGGCGGGTGGAGGGGGATCCCGTGCCCGCTGTCCTCCTGCTGCCGGAGGTGGAGCCGGGCGTGCGGGTGCCCGCCGCGCTGCTCCTGCACGGCCTGACCTCGCGCGGGGAGGTGATGACGGACTCGGTGGGGCGGGTGCTGCTGCGGCGGGGCGTCGCGTCCCTCGCCCCCGACCTGCCCCTGCACGGCTCGCGCGGCCACCCGCTGGGTCTGGACTCGCTGCGAAATCCGCTGGAGGCCGCCCGGCTGTGGCGCCTCGCGCTGCGGGAGGCGGGAGTCGCGGTGGAGTTCCTGCGGACCCACCCCGCCGTGGACCCCGGGCGGGTGGCCGTGGTGGGGTACTCGCTGGGGTCCTTCCTGGCGACGGCCCTCGCCGCGCGCCACCGTGAGGTGGGCGCGCTCGTGCTCGCCGCGGGGGGTGACCTGCCGCTCGGCACGCCGCTGACCACCCTTGCCCGCACCGCCCTGGACCCCATCCGGGCGGTGCGGCAACTCGGCGGCCGTCCGCTGCTGATGGTGCATGGCCGCCACGACCCGGTGATCCGGCCCGACCAGGCCGAGCGGCTCTACGCCGCCGCGCGCGAGCCCAAGGAGCTGCGCTGGTGGAACGCCGGGCACAGCCTGCCCACCGCCGCCATCGAGGACGCGGCGGACTGGCTGACCCGCCACCTGGGTGTGGGGGCGTCCGGCCAGGTGGGATGA
- a CDS encoding glycoside hydrolase family 2 protein, producing the protein MTQPLHPRPQLTRTSWTDLCGTWQFAYDDENRGAEERWFSRAEPFDREITVPFPPESAASGIGDPAYHPTVWYRRTFTVTPEDRAGRLLLHFGAVDYRAQVWVNGQLVARHEGGHTPFTADLTSVLAEGEEQIVTVRAEDDPRDLAQPRGKQGWKPGPHAIWYHRTTGIWQPVWLERVPETYIRSLRLTPDLDRSALEVQVSLNEPPREELTVRVRLLLRGERLASDLYELNGAEVSRSVALDQGRLVRDHREILWSPRHPNLVDVEVTLLRGEEVLDDVRSYTGLRSALIRDGHFLLNHSPFYPKLVLAQNYWPESHLAAPSADALRREVELVKELGFNGVRIHQKVEDPRFLYWCDVLGVLVWGEAANAYTFTPDAQERLTREWLEVLRRDHNHPCIVTWVPLNESWGVPNLERDPAQRDYVKAMYHLTKALDPSRPAIGNDGWQLVAGDILGIHDYTPEGRALLERYGTREAVERTLTAVQPGHYPLLPAARVRAGEPVMLTEFGGISFAPSQGERWWGYGTVQDEEAFLTKYAELVGAVLDCEGVAGFCYTQLTDTEQESNGLLHADRRPKMNPARLRAINSGYPRSMPAEFLIETHLAAESRDDEVPR; encoded by the coding sequence ATGACCCAACCCCTGCACCCCCGCCCGCAACTCACCCGCACGTCCTGGACCGACCTGTGCGGCACCTGGCAGTTCGCCTATGACGACGAGAACCGCGGCGCGGAGGAACGCTGGTTCTCCCGCGCCGAGCCCTTTGACCGCGAGATCACCGTGCCCTTTCCGCCCGAGTCGGCCGCGAGCGGGATTGGCGACCCTGCCTACCACCCCACCGTGTGGTATCGCCGCACCTTCACGGTCACACCGGAGGACCGGGCCGGGAGGCTCCTGCTCCACTTCGGGGCGGTGGACTACCGCGCGCAGGTCTGGGTGAACGGCCAGCTCGTCGCGCGGCACGAGGGCGGGCACACTCCTTTTACGGCCGACCTCACCTCCGTCCTGGCCGAGGGTGAGGAGCAGATCGTCACTGTCCGCGCCGAGGACGATCCCCGCGACCTCGCGCAGCCGCGCGGCAAGCAGGGCTGGAAGCCCGGGCCGCACGCGATCTGGTACCACCGCACCACGGGCATCTGGCAGCCCGTGTGGCTGGAGCGGGTGCCGGAGACGTACATCCGGTCGCTGCGGCTGACCCCCGACCTCGACCGCTCGGCGCTGGAGGTTCAGGTTTCCCTCAACGAACCGCCACGCGAGGAGCTGACCGTGCGGGTGCGCCTCCTTCTGAGGGGCGAGCGGCTTGCCTCGGACCTCTACGAGCTGAACGGGGCGGAGGTGAGCCGCTCCGTGGCCCTCGATCAGGGGCGGCTGGTGCGCGACCACCGGGAGATTCTGTGGTCCCCGCGCCACCCCAACCTGGTGGATGTCGAAGTCACCCTCCTGCGCGGCGAGGAGGTCCTGGACGACGTGCGCTCGTACACCGGGCTCCGCAGCGCCCTGATCCGCGACGGGCACTTCCTGCTCAACCACTCGCCCTTCTACCCCAAGCTCGTGCTGGCGCAGAACTATTGGCCGGAAAGCCACCTCGCCGCGCCCAGCGCCGACGCCCTGCGCCGCGAGGTCGAACTCGTCAAGGAACTCGGCTTCAACGGGGTGCGGATTCACCAGAAGGTCGAGGACCCGCGCTTCCTGTACTGGTGCGATGTTCTCGGGGTCCTCGTGTGGGGCGAGGCGGCGAACGCCTACACCTTCACGCCGGACGCGCAGGAACGGCTCACACGCGAGTGGCTGGAGGTGCTGCGCCGCGACCACAACCACCCCTGCATCGTGACGTGGGTGCCGCTGAACGAGTCGTGGGGTGTGCCCAACTTGGAGCGCGACCCGGCACAACGCGACTACGTGAAGGCCATGTACCACCTCACCAAGGCCCTCGACCCCTCCCGGCCCGCCATCGGCAACGACGGGTGGCAGCTCGTGGCGGGGGACATCCTGGGCATCCACGACTACACGCCGGAGGGCAGGGCGCTGCTGGAGCGCTACGGCACCCGCGAGGCGGTGGAGCGCACCCTCACCGCTGTCCAGCCCGGCCACTACCCTCTGCTGCCCGCAGCGCGGGTGCGGGCCGGGGAGCCCGTCATGCTCACCGAGTTCGGCGGCATCAGCTTCGCGCCGTCGCAGGGCGAACGCTGGTGGGGGTACGGCACCGTTCAGGACGAGGAGGCCTTCCTGACCAAGTACGCCGAACTCGTGGGCGCGGTGCTGGACTGCGAGGGCGTCGCGGGCTTCTGCTACACCCAGCTCACCGACACCGAGCAGGAGAGCAACGGCCTGCTGCACGCCGACCGCCGCCCGAAGATGAACCCCGCCCGGCTGCGCGCGATCAACAGCGGCTACCCCCGCTCCATGCCCGCCGAATTCCTGATCGAGACGCACCTCGCCGCCGAGAGCCGGGACGACGAGGTGCCGCGGTAG
- a CDS encoding phosphotransferase family protein → MNRPDTAPVRPGEELPLDALREALRGRVEGDADRLAVEQFPGGFSNLTYLVRLGDQEYVLRRAPLGPVAAKAHDMPREYRLLERVHPVLPVAPRPLLLVEDADVIGAPFYLMERRRGTVVRTKLPPEYAALPDAPRQLSEALVDTLADLHAVDIDAAGLRDLGKPEGFNTRQVEGWASRWRRARTDDLPPPEDLHDEDVIAWLLAHTPAESVHTLVHNDFKLDNLMLDPANPSRVVALLDWEMTTVGDPLVDLGLTLTYWTMPEQPGGASNRVGANAPGFLSREEFLARYAERSGRDVRGVAWYEVLGHFKLAVIVGQIYARYRAGQTRDPRFAPLGEQAQWLIGEAWRRIGEAG, encoded by the coding sequence GTGAATCGTCCCGACACCGCGCCTGTCCGTCCCGGCGAGGAACTGCCGCTGGACGCCTTGAGGGAGGCGCTGCGCGGGCGGGTGGAAGGCGACGCGGACCGACTCGCCGTCGAGCAGTTCCCCGGCGGTTTTTCCAACCTGACCTACCTCGTACGGCTGGGGGATCAGGAGTACGTCCTGCGCCGCGCGCCCCTCGGTCCGGTGGCGGCGAAGGCGCACGACATGCCCCGCGAGTACCGGCTGCTGGAACGGGTGCATCCGGTGCTGCCCGTCGCGCCCCGGCCCCTCCTGCTCGTCGAGGACGCGGACGTGATCGGCGCCCCCTTCTACCTGATGGAGCGGCGGCGCGGCACGGTGGTCCGCACCAAACTGCCGCCCGAGTACGCCGCGCTGCCCGACGCTCCCCGGCAGCTCTCGGAGGCGCTGGTGGATACCCTGGCCGACCTCCATGCCGTCGATATCGATGCGGCGGGGTTACGTGACCTCGGCAAGCCCGAGGGCTTCAACACCCGCCAGGTCGAGGGCTGGGCGTCCCGCTGGCGCCGCGCCCGCACGGATGACCTGCCCCCGCCCGAGGACCTGCACGACGAGGACGTGATCGCCTGGCTGCTGGCGCACACGCCCGCCGAATCGGTCCACACCCTCGTCCACAACGACTTCAAGCTCGACAACCTGATGCTCGACCCCGCCAACCCCTCGCGCGTGGTGGCCCTGCTCGACTGGGAGATGACCACCGTGGGCGACCCCCTGGTGGACCTGGGCCTCACCCTGACCTACTGGACGATGCCGGAGCAGCCCGGAGGCGCGTCCAACCGGGTGGGGGCGAACGCCCCGGGCTTCCTGAGCCGCGAGGAATTCCTGGCGCGGTATGCCGAGCGTAGCGGTCGTGACGTGAGGGGCGTGGCGTGGTACGAGGTGCTGGGGCACTTCAAACTCGCCGTGATCGTCGGGCAGATTTACGCCCGCTACCGCGCCGGGCAGACGAGGGACCCCCGCTTCGCGCCGCTGGGAGAGCAGGCGCAGTGGCTCATCGGGGAGGCGTGGCGGCGAATCGGCGAGGCGGGCTAG
- a CDS encoding SDR family NAD(P)-dependent oxidoreductase, translating into MDFQNKIIVVTGAASGIGLALATRFAQEGATVIASDRNEDMGAQKAAEIGARFVPADVSREEGVSALIADVLGREGRIDLFCSNAGIAIGAGPETPDKDWDLIHRINVMSHVWAARHLLPHYLERGEGYFLNTASAAGLLTELHSAPYAVTKHGALAFAEWLAITYADRGVKVSCLCPEGVWTPMIQNAPILQQTAITTDELVEKTLEVLRRDGFLITTHPTTLQSFQNKANDYDGWIGKMRRLRQKAMALLAGGQAFQGDAPRTEGHP; encoded by the coding sequence ATGGACTTTCAAAACAAAATCATCGTCGTCACCGGCGCCGCCTCCGGCATCGGCCTCGCCCTCGCCACGCGCTTTGCTCAGGAGGGCGCGACCGTGATCGCCTCCGACCGCAATGAGGACATGGGCGCGCAGAAGGCCGCCGAGATCGGGGCGCGGTTCGTCCCGGCGGACGTCTCGCGCGAGGAGGGTGTTTCTGCCCTGATCGCGGACGTGCTGGGGCGGGAGGGCCGCATCGACCTCTTCTGCTCGAATGCGGGAATCGCCATCGGCGCGGGGCCGGAGACGCCCGACAAGGACTGGGACCTCATCCACCGGATCAACGTGATGAGCCACGTCTGGGCCGCCCGGCACCTCCTCCCGCACTACCTGGAGCGGGGCGAGGGGTATTTCCTGAACACGGCGTCGGCGGCGGGGCTGCTGACCGAGCTGCATTCCGCACCCTATGCGGTCACAAAGCACGGGGCGCTCGCCTTCGCCGAATGGCTGGCGATCACTTACGCTGACCGGGGGGTCAAGGTCAGTTGCCTCTGCCCCGAGGGCGTGTGGACGCCCATGATCCAGAACGCGCCCATCCTCCAGCAGACGGCGATCACGACCGACGAGCTGGTGGAGAAGACGCTGGAGGTGCTGCGGCGGGACGGTTTTCTCATCACCACGCACCCCACCACCCTCCAGTCCTTCCAGAACAAGGCGAACGATTACGACGGCTGGATCGGGAAGATGCGGCGCCTGCGCCAGAAGGCGATGGCGCTCCTGGCGGGTGGGCAGGCGTTCCAGGGGGACGCGCCCCGCACCGAGGGTCACCCGTGA
- a CDS encoding type II toxin-antitoxin system VapC family toxin — MNFPPQLCLDTNVLLTLLVRESKAEAVSEFLNEAQGLLVCGPVVAELRPSQPDPEDWLREYGIEVDWVMGRAVWQRVGEAHAGYVAHRRASGGGLSRRILTDYLIAAHAEVSGLPLFTLNPADYTSFPGLEVLTLK; from the coding sequence GTGAATTTTCCGCCGCAACTTTGCCTGGACACCAACGTCTTGCTGACCCTGCTGGTGCGGGAATCGAAGGCCGAGGCTGTCTCGGAGTTTTTGAACGAGGCTCAGGGACTGCTGGTGTGTGGTCCGGTCGTGGCGGAACTCAGGCCCTCCCAGCCCGACCCTGAGGATTGGCTGCGTGAGTACGGCATCGAGGTGGACTGGGTGATGGGGCGCGCTGTCTGGCAGCGTGTGGGGGAAGCTCACGCGGGGTACGTCGCCCACCGCCGCGCCTCCGGGGGTGGGCTCTCCAGGCGCATTTTGACCGACTACCTCATCGCTGCCCACGCAGAGGTCAGCGGTCTGCCCCTCTTCACATTAAATCCGGCGGACTACACCTCATTTCCCGGTTTGGAAGTATTAACGCTCAAGTAA
- a CDS encoding AbrB/MazE/SpoVT family DNA-binding domain-containing protein: MTTKPAEDEVYYATVTSKGQITLPKDLREALHLEAGSRVKFVRSGETVTVVPATRRRRDFREAIGTLTLPQGMTVDEYISDMRHDPGDREILQSGPGVGKITYVEDLLRERQKE; encoded by the coding sequence ATGACCACGAAGCCAGCGGAGGACGAGGTCTATTACGCGACGGTGACCAGTAAGGGCCAGATCACCCTGCCCAAGGATTTGCGTGAGGCCCTTCATCTGGAGGCGGGCAGCCGGGTGAAGTTCGTCAGGAGTGGCGAGACGGTGACGGTCGTTCCTGCCACCCGTCGTCGCCGTGATTTTCGAGAAGCGATAGGAACCCTGACCCTCCCGCAGGGCATGACGGTGGACGAGTACATCAGCGACATGCGGCATGATCCGGGTGACCGGGAAATCCTGCAAAGTGGGCCGGGCGTGGGAAAGATCACTTATGTCGAGGACCTCTTGCGGGAGCGCCAGAAAGAGTGA
- a CDS encoding acyl-CoA dehydrogenase family protein: MTLFDTSPRTADLRARLAAFMDEYIYPNEAEFHRQVNEGNRWEHVQLIEDLKPSAREQGLWNLFLPPASDPDGKFGAGLTNLEYAPLCEIMGRVWWAPEVFNCNAPDTGNMEVLARYGTPEQQEQWLVPLLNGEIRSAFSMTEPEVASSDATNIQASIVQDGDEYVINARKWWTSGAGDPRCAVSIFMGKTDPQAERHLQQSMILVPMNTPGVTIDRMLTVFGYDDAPHGHAEMTFENVRVPASNILLGEGRGFEIAQGRLGPGRIHHCMRLIGQAERALELMVERAANRVAFGKPLAAHQHVREAIAHSRMEIDQARLLTLQAAHMMDTVGNKAARGQIAAIKVVAPNVALRVIDRAIQTFGGAGVSQDTPLANMYAQARTLRLADGPDIVHTETVAKEELRRQGVDLRRR, from the coding sequence ATGACCCTGTTCGACACGTCCCCCCGCACCGCCGACCTGCGCGCCCGCCTGGCCGCCTTCATGGACGAGTACATCTACCCCAACGAGGCCGAATTTCACCGCCAGGTGAACGAGGGCAACCGCTGGGAGCACGTCCAGCTCATTGAGGACCTGAAGCCGAGCGCGCGCGAGCAGGGGCTGTGGAACCTCTTCCTGCCGCCCGCCAGCGACCCGGATGGAAAGTTCGGCGCGGGTCTGACCAACCTCGAATACGCCCCGCTGTGCGAGATCATGGGCCGGGTCTGGTGGGCCCCCGAGGTCTTCAACTGCAACGCGCCCGACACCGGCAACATGGAGGTGCTGGCCCGCTACGGCACCCCCGAGCAGCAGGAGCAGTGGCTGGTGCCCCTCCTGAATGGCGAGATTCGCTCCGCCTTCTCCATGACCGAGCCGGAGGTGGCGAGCAGCGACGCCACGAATATCCAGGCGAGCATCGTGCAGGACGGCGACGAGTACGTCATCAACGCCCGCAAGTGGTGGACGAGCGGGGCGGGCGATCCCCGCTGCGCGGTCAGCATCTTCATGGGCAAGACGGACCCGCAGGCCGAGCGGCACCTCCAGCAGTCCATGATCCTGGTGCCCATGAACACGCCCGGGGTGACCATTGACCGGATGCTGACCGTGTTCGGCTACGACGACGCCCCGCACGGCCACGCCGAGATGACCTTCGAGAATGTGCGCGTGCCCGCCTCCAATATCCTGCTGGGCGAGGGCCGTGGCTTCGAGATCGCGCAGGGCCGCCTGGGGCCGGGCCGTATACATCACTGCATGCGCCTGATCGGGCAGGCCGAGCGGGCGCTGGAACTGATGGTGGAGCGGGCCGCCAACCGCGTCGCCTTCGGCAAGCCACTCGCGGCGCACCAGCATGTCCGCGAAGCCATCGCCCACAGCCGGATGGAGATCGACCAGGCCCGGCTGCTGACCCTCCAGGCCGCGCACATGATGGACACGGTGGGGAACAAGGCGGCGCGCGGGCAGATCGCGGCGATCAAGGTGGTCGCGCCAAACGTCGCCCTGCGCGTGATCGACCGCGCCATCCAGACCTTCGGGGGCGCGGGCGTCAGCCAGGACACGCCACTGGCGAACATGTACGCCCAGGCGCGCACCCTGCGCCTCGCCGACGGCCCCGACATCGTTCATACCGAGACGGTGGCGAAGGAGGAACTGCGGCGGCAGGGCGTGGATCTGCGGCGGCGGTGA